GATGGCGTATTCCAACCGTCTGTACTACCTTGCCGATTGGTACAGGCAGCTCTGGGCCGAGAGCCTTGGGAAGATGTACGACAACGATGGAAATAAGGTTTACGTGGGTCAGACACCAGTTAAAGCACTGGGAGCTGTTGACCAACATTCGCAGGTGCAACTTTACAACGAAGGTCCCGACGATAAAGTTATAACCTTCCTGAGAACCGAACGCTTCGACAGGGAAATCACGATACCGAGGTTGCACGACAACGAGCCCGAGCTTGCTTACCTTGGTGGTAAGAAACTTTCGCAACTCCTAAACAGCGAACAAGTTGGCACGCAACTTGCACTCGCAAAACACGGCCGTCCATCGATGACCATCAGTTTCCCGCAGATCGACGAGTACCACATCGGTCAGTTCTTCATGTATTACGAGCTTGCTACTGCGGTTGCTGGATACCTCTTTAACGTCAACCCGTACGACCAGCCCGGTGTGGAACTTGGTAAAAAGATCACCTACGCGTTGATGGGAAGGGAAGGATTTGAGGAGTATAATTTCACAAAGGAAGCGGTTAGAAGGGTTGAGATAGAATGATAAATAAGTACGTGGAAACGTTGAGAGATATTTTCGATCCAATAGCGATATTTCTCAAGGATGAAGAGTTCATTGTGGTTGTGAAAGATGAGCATGGCCTTGAAGAGCGTATTAAAGATTTGCACACAAAGATTGACGATGAACTTAGCCTTGTGATACTTACAAACGAAGAGTTTTCACGCATGAACGAAAAGGATTTGGGCGAGCGTGTCCTGTGATAATATGGTAGTGTGCGTCACGGGAAAGGTAGGTACTGGAAAGACTACTGTTGCGGAATTTTTTAAGGAGCGCGGTTTTTATTATATAAACATGGACCAAATCGGCCATCGGACCTTGGAGATTGTGCGTGATGAGGTTGAACGTGTTTTCGGAACGAGTGATAGAAAAAAACTTAGGGAGTTAGTGTTCTCTTCTGAAGAGAATTTAAAGCGATTGGAAGCGATTGTCCATCCGGTGATGCTCCAGTTGTTTTACGAAGAGCTAGAAAAAGCTCTCAAGATAACGGATAACGTGGTCGTGGAAGCAGCTATTCTGAAACGATTGGGATTGAAGTGTTGCGATGTCCTGATCACCGTAAAGAGTCGAGAAGAGGTTATTAAGGAACGTTTGCGGGGGAAGTACACACCGGAAATGGTTGATAAAGTTCTTTCAATGCAAAAAGATATCGAAGATGTGGGGTACGTGATCGAGAACAACGGTACCCTCGAGGAGCTGCATTCGCAGTTGATTGAAATCTGCGCATCGCTGGGACTACGTTTGTCGTAGTCTCGCAAAACGGGTGAGTGGAGGGGGTTGGCCATGCTCATTTTTCTGGACACCGCGAACCTTGATGAAATAAAACAAGGTATTGAGTGGGGGATTGTGGACGGTGTTACTACGAACCCCACACTGATTGCCAAAGAGGGGGCGGATTTTGAAACGAGAATTAAGGAGATATGCGAGATAGTCCAGGGCCCAGTTTCAGCTGAGGTCATTTCTCTGAAGTTCGACGAAATGGTCGAAGAGGCCAGAAGACTGGCGGCTATTGACGAGCACGTTGTCGTTAAAATTCCCATGACCCCGGATGGAATTAAAGCTGTGAAGGTTCTCTCCGCGGAAGGCATTAAAACGAACGTTACGCTTGTCTTCAGCCCGAACCAAGCTTTAATCGCGGCGAAGGCCGGAGCCACGTACGTCAGCCCGTTCATCGGTAGGATCGACGATAACGGCAACGATGGGGTCAGGCTTCTTGAGGAAATAATGCAAATCTACGCTAACTACGGTTTCGACACACAAGTGATTGCTGCAAGTGTACGTCATCCAATGCACGTAGTACAGGCTGCCATGATAGGTGTGGATATAGCTACCGTACCATTCGATGTGCTCAAGAAAATGTTCAATCATCCATTAACAGATGTTGGGATCAAGAGATTTCTGGAGGATTGGGAGAAGTACAAACAGTTGAGAAAATGAAGGAACGGTAAACTGGAAAGTCCTGGGGAGGTTTACGGATGTACAGAACGCACACGTGTGGAGAACTAAGGGTCAGCGACGACGGGAAAAGGGTGACGTTGGCCGGTTGGATTGATCGCATCAGGGACCTTGGCGGAGTGAAGTTTTTGGTTCTGCGCGACAGGTACGGTAAAACGCAACTGGTGGTTAATCCGGCGGTTTTTCCTCAAGAGGTAATTTCCGAACTTTCGAGGGAGGATGTTGTCCAGGTAACTGGTACCGTTCGCAAACGCCCACCTGAAGCGGTAACGAGCGAACCAACCGGAGAGATAGAAGTCTTCGTTGAGGAGCTGAAAATCCTTTCCAAATCTGCACTCCCACCTTTCTATCCAGGGGACGATGTCTCGGAGGAGCTCAGGTTGAGGTACAGGTACATCGACTTAAGAAGTCCCCGGATGCTCAACAATCTTTTAGTACGTCACAAGATGGCACTTGCGGCAAGAGAGTATTTAAACAGCAAAAATTTTGTTGAGATAGAAACACCATACTTAACCAAAAGTACGCCGGAAGGTGCGAGAGATTTTCTCGTACCTTCGAGGTTAAAGAAGGGGAATTTTTACGCGCTTCCTCAAAGTCCACAGTTACTCAAGCAAATACTTATGATATCCGGCCTGGATAGGTACTTCCAGATTGTGAGATGTTTCAGAGACGAAGACCTTCGCGCAGACAGACAACCGGAATTCACGCAAATAGACATTGAGATGTCGTTCGTTCACATGGAGGACGTGATGGAACTTTCCGAGGGATTGATTAGGCACATCTTTAAGTCGGTGGGTATCGAGCTACCTGAAAAGTTCGACAGGATCACCTACGAAGAAGCAATGGAGAAGTACGGATCGGATAAGCCCGATAGACGTTATGGGATGGAACTTGTGGATCTCGCAAAGTACTTTGAAAACACGGATTTCAAGGTTGTTAGAAGTGTGCTCGATGCTGGTGGTTCGGTCAAAGGTTTCAAGGCCGGTAAGATTCAAATGAGTAGAAAGATTGCTGACGAGTACGGTGAATTCCTCAAGAATTTCGGCCTTGGTGGCGTCCTGTGGTTCAAAGTGGAAGGTGGAAGTGTAGTCTCCACAACTTCCAAATTTTTAGAGAGAGAGTACCAGGCTATTTGGAAAGATTTCGGGCTGGAAGAAGGAGATGTCTTCATTCTCGCGGCACACGACGATCGGGAACGACTCAACGAAGCGTTGGGTGCGCTGAGGTTGAAGATCGGTAAGGAGTACGTGAAGGTTTCCGGTTTCGATGCCCTGTGGGTTATCGATTTCCCGTTCCTGGAATACAATCAGGAGGAGCAAAGGTATGTTGCTCGCCACCATCCTTTCACCATGCCGCACCTGGAAGACCTTGAGCGTGGTGTTGAATGGCCGAAGGTGCGTGCTTATGCGTACGACATGGTGATCAACGGATTTGAGGTCGGTGGTGGCAGTATCAGGATACACGACAGGGAGATCCAAGAAAAGGTCTTCGAGGTTATAGGACTCTCTAAAGATGAGGCCAGGGAAAAATTTGGTTTCTTCTTGGAGGCACTACAGTACGGTGTTCCACCACACGGTGGAATCGCGTTCGGTCTGGATAGGCTCGTATCGATTGCAGTTGGTGTTGACAACATACGAGAAGTGATAGCGTTCCCGAAGACTTCGAGTGGAACGTGTCTACTCACGGGTGCTCCATCTACAGTTTCACCTAAGCAACTTGAAGAGGTTGGAATAGAACTCAGAAGTGAATCCTGAAATTTGGGGGAGGTGCTGGGTATGGCTGTGAAGTTCGATAAGAAGGAGTTGGGTGATAAGCTCGTTGTAACGATCCACGGTGAGATTGATGCTTATCACTCGGCAGAAGTGAAAAAGTTTATAAAGGATAGTATAAACGAGACAAAGCTTTCGAAAATCGTGCTCGACATGTCTGAGGTGAACTACATAGATAGTGCAGGACTTGGTAGCTTGGTGGCTCTCTACAAGGACGCTCGTATGGCTGAAAAAGAGTTTGTACTTGCAGGATTGAAACAAACGGTGATGAGAATATTCGAAATGACCAGACTCGATAGAGTTTTCAAAATAGTTCAGACGGTTGAGGAGGCATAAAAATTGGCTTGCAGAATAGCTATCGACGGACCAGCTGGTTCCGGAAAAACTACGGTTGCCAGACTCGTCGCTCAGAAGCTTGGCATACACTACCTCGATACCGGTGCAATGTACAGGATTGTTGGGTTACACTTGTATCGGAAAGGAGCGGATGTCAAAAGCGAATCACTGAGAGATTACCTAACGGATTTGAAAATTGAATACGTCGATGGCACTTTTATGGTGAACGGATCACCTGTAGGTGACGAAATCAGAACGCCTGAAGCGGGCATGTATGCTTCGATATATGCGACACATCCAGACGTCAGGGCATTTCTTACGAATATGCAAAAAGAAATTTGCAAGAACAGGGACATTGTTGCAGAGGGAAGGGACATTGGAACGGTCGTCATTCCCGACGCCGAAGTAAAAATCTTCCTCGTCGCCTCGCCCGAGGTTCGTGCAAAACGACGATATTTGGAACTCATCGCAAAAGGTTACGACGTCCAGTACGAGGGAATCTTACGGGAAATAATTGAAAGGGACGAAAATGACAGTAGTCGTGGAATCGCACCACTCACCAAAGCCCCTGACGCTGTCGAAATCGATACCTCCGATCTAAGTGTTGAAGAAGTTGTGGATAGGATTTTAGAACTTGTTCACTTAAGATGCAAGAAAAAGATTTGAACTTTGCTTTATCGGGTGGGAAAGTTGGACGATGGATATCGTTGTTGGACCTTACGGATTTTGTTTTGGTGTAGGTAACGCGGTCGAGAGTATAGAGGAACTTCTAAAACGTACGAAAGAGGTTTACACTGACGGAGAAATTGTACACAACCGAAATGTGGTTGAGCATCTAAAAGAACTCGGACTTAAGTTAGTCGACCTTGAGGAGATTACAAAGCTTACAAATGGCGATGCCATCTTTGTTGTTCGGGCACACGGTTTACCTCCGGAGAAGTTGGAAGTAGTTCGAAAGTTCGCGCGGATATTGGATTTAACATGTCCAATCGTGCGGAAAAATATCGAGCATGCGAGGAAGATGAGTTTAGCAGGTTACAAGGTTGTTGTCTTCGGTGATGAGCACCACGCTGAAATGGTTGCACTCAAAGGATACGTTCCAGACGCCATCATTACGAAAGAACCGCAGTGCGTAAGGAGCAAGAAGATCCTTCTGATGAGCCAGACAACGAGTTCGAGCGAAGACTTCAAGAACTTTGTGGAAGAGATGAAAGAGGTAAACATCGAGGCAGAGATTGTTGTTTTCGATTCCGTGTGTAAGGTAACCGTTGAACGTGAAAGGGCTGCAAAAATACTTGCGCGGATCTGTGACACAGTGCTTGTAGTTGGCGGTAAACATAGTGCAAACACACGTAAGCTGTACGAAATTGTGTTAAAAAGTTCGAGAGCGAAAGCTTTTTATATAGAAGATAGTAGCGATTTGGAGGAAATAGATTTATCTTTTGCCAAGAGTGTTGGAATAATAAGTGGCACCTCGACATCAACACAAGATGTCGAAAGAATATTGAGGTACCTATCTGAAAAATACGGCGGGAGGGAACTTTGCATGGCGGAGTACAACAAGGAAGTCTCTATTCCAACTGAGGAGGAACTTTCTTTTGAGGAACTCCTCAACCAAGCCGAACTTTCGGAGACTCGAGTTCGAAGAGGTGCGGTGGTTGAAGGAACGATCATCGACGTATCTCCAACGGGAATTACGCTTGATCTTGGGTCAAAACTGACAGGAATCTTGCCGCCTGAAGAAGCATTCAGGGAGCTTTCTGAGTATAAAGTTGGTGAGCGTATAAAGGTACGAGTCGAGAGGATAAGTGAAGAGGATGGTACCGCGCAAGTATCAGAAAAGAGACCGATGGAACGTATCGTACGCGAGCAATTGGAACAAGCGTACAAAAACGGTACGGTCGTGGTGGGAAAGATTGTCGAACGGACCAAAGGGGGTTACAGGGTATTATTAAATAAATTGTTTGACGCTTTCTTGCCGGGCAGCGAATCTGCGCTCCGCCCCGATGAGCAGATTCCGGTAGGAAATCTGGAGTTTATCATAACCTCCATGGAGCAACGTGGTAGAAAGTTGAACATTGTTGTTTCACGTAAAAAGATCTTCGAACGTATGCTGAACGAATTCTTCAGTACCAGGAAGCAGGGTGACGTCGTTGAAGGAATCGTTGAAAGCATTGACAACCGTGGTGCTTTTGTCAAAATCGCTGGAATTCTGAACGCGTTCGTACCGAATTCCGAGGTTTCTTACAACACAGCTCTAACCGCTAAAGATGTACTTGCTGTCGGTAAGGCTTTCAAGTTTGTAATCAAGGAAATTGACGCCGAGCGTAGAAGAGTAACTCTCAGTTTGAAGGCGCTGCTTCCGGATCCTTGGGAGTCCGTTCCAAAGAAATTCTCCATCGGTCAAACGGTTAGTGGCATTGTCACGTCGATCAAGCCGTTTGGTTTCTTTGTTAAACTTGAAGACGGTGTTGAAGGCCTGGTTCCTATTTCCGAAATTTTCTGGGGCAAACCGGGCAGGATCGAGGATCTTGTGGCAGTTGGTGATGCTGTCAAGCTGCAAATAATAGATATCAGACCGGA
This region of Fervidobacterium thailandense genomic DNA includes:
- the cmk gene encoding (d)CMP kinase, with product MACRIAIDGPAGSGKTTVARLVAQKLGIHYLDTGAMYRIVGLHLYRKGADVKSESLRDYLTDLKIEYVDGTFMVNGSPVGDEIRTPEAGMYASIYATHPDVRAFLTNMQKEICKNRDIVAEGRDIGTVVIPDAEVKIFLVASPEVRAKRRYLELIAKGYDVQYEGILREIIERDENDSSRGIAPLTKAPDAVEIDTSDLSVEEVVDRILELVHLRCKKKI
- the aspS gene encoding aspartate--tRNA ligase produces the protein MYRTHTCGELRVSDDGKRVTLAGWIDRIRDLGGVKFLVLRDRYGKTQLVVNPAVFPQEVISELSREDVVQVTGTVRKRPPEAVTSEPTGEIEVFVEELKILSKSALPPFYPGDDVSEELRLRYRYIDLRSPRMLNNLLVRHKMALAAREYLNSKNFVEIETPYLTKSTPEGARDFLVPSRLKKGNFYALPQSPQLLKQILMISGLDRYFQIVRCFRDEDLRADRQPEFTQIDIEMSFVHMEDVMELSEGLIRHIFKSVGIELPEKFDRITYEEAMEKYGSDKPDRRYGMELVDLAKYFENTDFKVVRSVLDAGGSVKGFKAGKIQMSRKIADEYGEFLKNFGLGGVLWFKVEGGSVVSTTSKFLEREYQAIWKDFGLEEGDVFILAAHDDRERLNEALGALRLKIGKEYVKVSGFDALWVIDFPFLEYNQEEQRYVARHHPFTMPHLEDLERGVEWPKVRAYAYDMVINGFEVGGGSIRIHDREIQEKVFEVIGLSKDEAREKFGFFLEALQYGVPPHGGIAFGLDRLVSIAVGVDNIREVIAFPKTSSGTCLLTGAPSTVSPKQLEEVGIELRSES
- the coaE gene encoding dephospho-CoA kinase (Dephospho-CoA kinase (CoaE) performs the final step in coenzyme A biosynthesis.) gives rise to the protein MVVCVTGKVGTGKTTVAEFFKERGFYYINMDQIGHRTLEIVRDEVERVFGTSDRKKLRELVFSSEENLKRLEAIVHPVMLQLFYEELEKALKITDNVVVEAAILKRLGLKCCDVLITVKSREEVIKERLRGKYTPEMVDKVLSMQKDIEDVGYVIENNGTLEELHSQLIEICASLGLRLS
- a CDS encoding STAS domain-containing protein gives rise to the protein MAVKFDKKELGDKLVVTIHGEIDAYHSAEVKKFIKDSINETKLSKIVLDMSEVNYIDSAGLGSLVALYKDARMAEKEFVLAGLKQTVMRIFEMTRLDRVFKIVQTVEEA
- the fsa gene encoding fructose-6-phosphate aldolase, with amino-acid sequence MLIFLDTANLDEIKQGIEWGIVDGVTTNPTLIAKEGADFETRIKEICEIVQGPVSAEVISLKFDEMVEEARRLAAIDEHVVVKIPMTPDGIKAVKVLSAEGIKTNVTLVFSPNQALIAAKAGATYVSPFIGRIDDNGNDGVRLLEEIMQIYANYGFDTQVIAASVRHPMHVVQAAMIGVDIATVPFDVLKKMFNHPLTDVGIKRFLEDWEKYKQLRK
- the ispH gene encoding 4-hydroxy-3-methylbut-2-enyl diphosphate reductase: MDIVVGPYGFCFGVGNAVESIEELLKRTKEVYTDGEIVHNRNVVEHLKELGLKLVDLEEITKLTNGDAIFVVRAHGLPPEKLEVVRKFARILDLTCPIVRKNIEHARKMSLAGYKVVVFGDEHHAEMVALKGYVPDAIITKEPQCVRSKKILLMSQTTSSSEDFKNFVEEMKEVNIEAEIVVFDSVCKVTVERERAAKILARICDTVLVVGGKHSANTRKLYEIVLKSSRAKAFYIEDSSDLEEIDLSFAKSVGIISGTSTSTQDVERILRYLSEKYGGRELCMAEYNKEVSIPTEEELSFEELLNQAELSETRVRRGAVVEGTIIDVSPTGITLDLGSKLTGILPPEEAFRELSEYKVGERIKVRVERISEEDGTAQVSEKRPMERIVREQLEQAYKNGTVVVGKIVERTKGGYRVLLNKLFDAFLPGSESALRPDEQIPVGNLEFIITSMEQRGRKLNIVVSRKKIFERMLNEFFSTRKQGDVVEGIVESIDNRGAFVKIAGILNAFVPNSEVSYNTALTAKDVLAVGKAFKFVIKEIDAERRRVTLSLKALLPDPWESVPKKFSIGQTVSGIVTSIKPFGFFVKLEDGVEGLVPISEIFWGKPGRIEDLVAVGDAVKLQIIDIRPEKRQITLSYRNALGDPWENVEEKYPQGNLVSAKVVKVLPNGAILELEPNITAFCNISELSWNFVDNPEEILQEGQKVNARILEVDKENKKIRVSIKRASENPWEKFAQNHKEGDVVTAKVIKAVDKGYIGLCEGIEVYIPKTQVYEEPEIGAEISGKIIKLEQQKDIYKIVVSPKVLENEKAIREAQKENVTPTVKIEIKESTEVRTEDDANSESEKE